AGCACCGAGCGACGGGGTTGATCTGGATCTCTTGGGTGGCAAGTCCTACCCAAGCCCGCATGATAAAGTCCACGCATCTTGGCCAACACCAAACTCGGCAAACGACGTTTACATGCTCGTAAAACCAAACCGTGACCATCTTGTTCTGGGAGCTGATGAAATGTTTGCCGATACCACACTCGGCCCGGACACAAAGTACGTTAAACAAGGCTTCGCAGCTCTTGCAAAGTATGATGACAACAAGGACCAAATGATCACCGCGGAAGACGTTGTTTTCAGTGAACTTCGTCTATGGAAAGACTCTAACCATGACGGCCGAGTTCAAGAAAGCGAACTCAGCACATTGTCAGATTTAAAAATTTTAGCCTTGGATTTACGCTATGAAACTCAGTACCGCGAAACGGATGCTTATGGCAACCAAAGCCGTTACAAATCCGTTGTGGTCATGGAAGACCAAAGTTACGGAATGATCTTCGATCTCTGGCTGCGCTTTATTCATAAAACACCGGCGCCAGAAATCGTCAAGCTCGCTCCGGTCCCGGTTAGTGAGGATGCTGGCGCGGCGGACTCCAGTGACGATCACGAACTTCCATCTCTTGATCAGAGCCCTGCAGACACGAACTCACAAATAAGCGAACCCCACGAGGAGACGCCTCAGACAGAGTCAGCTCTGTCTGTTGCCGAGCCGGCAGAGTGATATTCAACATAGTGTATTTGAACGGTGAATAGTAACCAGCGCCCTTATCAACCATCACTTCCACTTTGCAATTCGCAAAACTTTCCCCACTCATATTGTTAATACGAATCGAAGACGAAGTCTCATCGAAGCTTTTGCGAATCTGGGCGCTGAGAACAGAGCTCTGGTGGATCGGCAAGCGGTCCCGGAAGTCTTCACTGCGGTTTAAGTAGTAATCTTCTTTCAAAGCCGCCGGATGATATGCCTCGCGCAGATAACTGCCGCTGGCGACAGCCTCACGCAAATCAGCCCCCACAAAGCCGCCGAGTTTGTTAAACCACTGTTTCTGAGTCTTATCGACTCCCGGAGAAAGCATGTTGGAACCCAAGGCCTCGCTGCGACCGACAAAGCTGGATTTAAAGCCACTCCCCGTCACATATCCGTAAAGGATCATGCCATAGAAGTGATACCACGTACCGTACTTGTCTTCTGAATAGTTATAGCCACTCGTGATAGGGCGAAGGCGTTTGGTGACAGGCATATTCTCGCGGCCACCATAGCGCCAGTTGGCTGAAAGCAAATTCTCGATGGTTAAAAGAGCCAAGTACACGTCTCCGCGATGGATGCGGAGACTTGCGCGGAACATTTCTGGGAAGGTAATACTGTTATAATCCTGCGCGACGATCCATTGCCACAGATCCGTCTCGTGACCTGTGGTCATAAAGCGCGAGGAAAACCCCATGCTCAAAACCACAAAGAGTTTTGAGAAAACCATGACCGGGCTTTTAATATTTTGTTCTGTCTCAGGCGCCCAGCGGTGGAAGATTCCTACCATGGCTTTATTGCCGCGCGGAGCTTCCTCACGCAGAACTTGCTTCATCATTTCCGTAAACTCTTCAAGTTTGATCGGCTTATCCCGGCCTTGAATCGACGGCCCGGGCCCCTTCGTCATAGGTTCTGATTTTTTACCGGCAAGAGGTTCCACCATCTCCCAGGGCTCCGGTTGCCACGGATCGGTGATGCTCCCAAAGTCGTCGTCTTGGAAGAGAGCTTTTAACGCATTCATCGGCACCTTCGCCGCGCGCGCAATCAAAGCTGCATCACCTTCAGGATCAATCACACGGTAAGATTTCTGCGTATAGAGGTCTTTATCATAGGCATTCGCCGCAGGCATTCGCGAGGACAAACCCGATGCCAAAGAAGCATAGACCTGTTCTTGCAAAATTGAGCTACGAGCATCCATCAGCAAATCGCGAATCGTGTTACGAATGGTTTTATCTAAATTCAAGAACGGAATGAGGCGGGCTTTTGCATAGGCCGACTCTTTTGCCGAGAACACCTGGTAACTTTGCGCCCAAGTGAGGTTGTCGCCCATCTTATAAAAGGCCGTGTAACTGCCACCACGGGCAAAAACACTCTCGATTTGAGTAAATTCCTGAGCAGCAATCAGATCCGGATAATGCAAAACTTGAAAAGCTTTTTCCCATTCCATCGGCACATGGGATTTGTCGACCGAACCATAGCGAAGCGAGATCGCTAGACTTGCCATACTGGTCTTGATTTCACCAGTACACTCGCTTCCAACGCAAGATTTCACTTTCAAGTTCTTAGAGTAACGAGAGACCTCGAGCGGCGAAGACATCCGTTGACGGATCTCACTCACACTCAAAGGCAGATAAAAGGACGAACGCACAACGATGATATTACGAATACCGTCCGTACTCTTAGCAACACCATAGATATCCATATAGCGCGGGATTTTTGCCGCATCCGCCACCGGCACAAACTGCGTGGCTGTTTGAATGCGATCGACCCGACCGTCTTTGACGTCGCTAAACAGAAGCTGCTGTTCTTCAACGATGCTGACCGGAGACGCGGCCATTGCCGCCCCCCAAGAACTCATCACCATGAAGATCGAAAAAACGTGCCTTTTGAGCATAGGTCCTCCACTGCGCCGAAGCTTTGGTTACAAGGCCCGTGCCAGGACGCGGAGCTTCTAATATCTTTTTTACAAGTGCCGAAACGTTCCCAAACCGCAAACGCGCGCCCAATGTCAATAAAATCGACATTAGCGCCTCTCGGTGAGCCCCCTGAAAAAGTAAGGTCCTTTTTACTTCCGAAAGATACCCTCATGAAAATCCTTAGGCTATAAGGCGACCTCTTACAAACATCCCTGTGGAAGGACGATTTATATGCGCCTAAATTTGAAATCCGTCGGTATGGCATTCGCGACAGCTCTTGTCGCCTTGGTTCCTGCACTCAGCAGTGCCCAAAGCAAAGCCAACCTCAAAGTCGGTCAACGTTATTACATCACTGCAACGACATTGAATGTCCGCAGCAGCAACTCAACGACAGCACAAAACGTCGTGGGTCAGCTGACTCAGAACGACCTGGTGGAACTCTATGATCTTTTGAACGAAGCCACTCCGCTTGTGCAAGTAAAGATCATCCAATCCGTGAGCATCAAAGCCACGGCAGCTCCGGACCTCTTCATTTCAAAGGACTACTTGAGCGAAAAGCCAGTGATCACAAACACCACTCCGGCTTCTAAGTATTTCGTGGTACAAAACATCGCGACAGAAAAGACCCGCGTTTATGAGCGCTGCACTCTGACTCCCGATTGCGCCCATAAATTGATCTTTGAAACAGACACGGTTGTTGGCCGCCCAGAAGAAGGCGAAGCCGGCGATCCAAAAGCTTTCATCACTTGGCTCGGCCACTCCCGCATTTCAGACTGGGTGAAGTTCTACTCAGACGGTGCCGGCACTTACCCGCCTTGGTACACGGCCGGTCAGGACATCAAGTCCATCCCAGGTCCTATCAGCAACAACATCAATAAAACATTGGGCGCTAAAAAGTGGACGATCAAGTACAAAGGTCGCTCAACAATGTACGGCGCTTTCGGCTGGTTCGCAGCTCGCTTGGCTCCTGCAGATGCAACAGGTGTGAATCACCAATGGATGCACGGAACGATCGGCTGGGGTGTTGATGAAGACAAAGCCATTGAAATCACTCGCGGCTTTTTCGTGAACTTGTTCTCAAATCCTGGTTCGCATGGTTGCACTCGCTTGGAAAACCGCTCAATTGCGTTCTTGCGCCAAATCTTGCCAGTGGGAACAGACGTTTACCGCGTTTATGCACGTGAATCCGTTCGTGAGAATACTCCGGTTCTTTCTCGTTATGTGAATGAACAAACGCCAGGCCGTTGGGATTACATCCTGTTGACGGATGGCGCGCAAAAAGTGAACGGCTTGACTGCGGATGCGGCAACAATCCGTGGCTCTGGCATTGCGATCATGAAAGACGTGAACTTCCTCGAAGAAGGAACGTTCAATTATGACCGTTATCCAAACGCCGTGGCTCCGGACTATTCTAAAAGCGCTTCTAGCGGCAAATCCGGCGATCGTTACCAAATCGACTCTGGCAAAGCTAAAGATGCCGCCAACACACACTTCCGTGGTTACTTCCTCGTCGATGAAGGCCGTTTCGTGGATTACCAACATCCGGATGAAGTGGCTGTCGCAGGCAAAGTAAAAGTCAGCGGTCTTCCGGACTTCAGAAACTCTGTCCCTGATTCTTTACGCACCACCGGCACGCACTACCCTCCGGCGATCAACTATAAAGGTCGCGACGGCGGAAACTAAATCTCAGCGTCAATCACGATTTCGATAAGCCCACAGTTTCAAAAGAACTGTGGGCTTTTTTGTTCATATGACGACCTATGTTTTTTTAATTTTTTGTTTTAATTCGTCAACTTTGCGATTCACAGTATCAGAGACTTGCTGCGGAGAGAACTTCCTATCCATCTCACGCATGAATTCAGAAACATTGCGTGTAGCTTCGTCTTTTTCCATGCCGAATTTCTGCTGAATAATACCGGCCAAAGCTTGGGCATTGCCTTTCGATTTGCGAATTTCGTCGTCTGTAAGTTCGCCCCATTTCTTTTTGATCTCACCGGATATCTCTTTAAATTTGCCTTCAAATATATCTCTGTTCATAAATCCCCCTTTTGTAACGGCCCATGGTAATGCCGAAATAGCACTGGGTTTTGACGTAAATTTCGCAGATCCGTAATCAAAAACTGATTCTCAACATCTATCATTTTTTTCAAGTCGATAAACCTAACCTCATATGAAAGGGAGTAATATGGAACCATCAACAAATGATCTTAAGAACGCAGCAGCTTCAGCAGGCAACTATGCCGGCGAAAAAGCACGCCAAGTAGCACACAATGTTTCAGACAAAGTTTCTGATAAAATTGATAAGTCACAGGCACGTATCGAAGACATCTACAACGCGGCAAGAGATCGCGCTGAAGACTACTACGACA
The DNA window shown above is from Bdellovibrionales bacterium and carries:
- a CDS encoding DUF883 family protein → MEPSTNDLKNAAASAGNYAGEKARQVAHNVSDKVSDKIDKSQARIEDIYNAARDRAEDYYDNSVDFVKKYPVSTVAGAVAIGFVAGMLLRRTTRH
- a CDS encoding CsbD family protein translates to MNRDIFEGKFKEISGEIKKKWGELTDDEIRKSKGNAQALAGIIQQKFGMEKDEATRNVSEFMREMDRKFSPQQVSDTVNRKVDELKQKIKKT